A genomic stretch from Dehalococcoidales bacterium includes:
- the glgB gene encoding 1,4-alpha-glucan branching protein GlgB: MAKKEVSYGSNRGQNPDLKLGPPLKASQITLLTEDDLYLFNEGNHFRLYHKLGAYPITVNEQKGTYFSVWAPDARGVSVIGNFNGWDGAGSPLRPRGQSGIWEAFIPGVGKGALYKYHITPRYGGRSREKADPFAVYSEIAPKTASIVWNLEYDWGDGEWMAQRGNRNALDSAIAIYEVHLGSWKRVPGEGYRSLSYRELAVQLTDYVRQMGFTHVEFLPVMEHPFFGSWGYQTTGYFAPSSRYGTPQDFMYLVDYLHQHGIGVILDWVPSHFPTDEHGLGLFDGTHLYEHADPRKGFHHDWTSYIFNYGRAEVRSFLISSALFWLDKYHVDGLRVDAVASMLYLDYSRKEGEWIPNKYGGRENLEAIAFLRRLNEEVYANYPDVQTIAEDSTAWPMVSRPTYLGGLGFGLKWDMGWMHDTLEYMSRDPIHRKYHHNALTFRMIYAFNENFVLPLSHDEVVHGKGSLVGKMPGDDWQKLANLRLLLAYMYGQPGKKLLFMGAELGQWREWDHDGSIDWHFLDYRRHGGIHSWVKALNRLYRAEPALYESDCDPAGFEWIDAGAALQSVISFVRKGKSTDDILLVVGNFTPVTYQDYQVGVPRGGFWKELLNSDSGEYGGSGQDNPESLRAHRSSVHGRPYAIRITLPPLAMVYFKSRK; the protein is encoded by the coding sequence ATGGCGAAGAAAGAGGTTTCGTACGGTAGTAATCGGGGGCAGAACCCTGACTTGAAACTGGGACCCCCCTTAAAGGCATCACAAATAACACTCCTCACGGAAGACGACCTTTATCTTTTTAATGAGGGTAATCACTTCCGCTTGTATCATAAGCTGGGAGCATATCCCATCACCGTTAATGAGCAAAAAGGTACCTATTTTTCAGTGTGGGCTCCTGATGCCAGAGGGGTGTCTGTAATCGGCAACTTCAATGGCTGGGACGGCGCGGGTAGTCCGTTACGGCCGCGGGGCCAGTCAGGCATATGGGAGGCGTTTATTCCCGGCGTCGGTAAGGGTGCCCTGTATAAGTACCATATCACCCCTCGCTACGGTGGGCGCAGTAGAGAAAAGGCCGATCCCTTCGCCGTCTATAGTGAAATAGCTCCCAAAACGGCATCCATAGTCTGGAACCTTGAATACGACTGGGGCGACGGTGAGTGGATGGCACAGCGTGGTAATCGCAATGCGCTCGACAGTGCAATTGCTATCTACGAGGTACACCTGGGTTCCTGGAAAAGGGTGCCCGGAGAAGGCTATCGCTCCCTTTCCTATCGAGAGCTGGCGGTTCAGCTTACTGACTATGTTCGGCAAATGGGCTTCACTCACGTCGAGTTTCTTCCGGTTATGGAGCACCCTTTCTTCGGTTCCTGGGGATATCAGACGACCGGTTATTTCGCACCATCCAGTCGCTATGGCACCCCGCAGGACTTTATGTACCTGGTTGACTATCTTCATCAACACGGGATCGGGGTAATTCTAGACTGGGTCCCTTCGCATTTTCCTACTGATGAGCATGGACTGGGACTCTTCGATGGAACTCACCTTTACGAGCACGCGGACCCCAGGAAGGGGTTCCATCATGACTGGACAAGCTATATCTTCAACTACGGGCGTGCTGAAGTGCGGAGCTTTCTCATTAGCAGCGCTCTGTTTTGGCTGGATAAATATCATGTTGATGGCTTGCGTGTCGATGCGGTTGCTTCGATGCTCTATCTGGATTATTCCCGCAAGGAAGGGGAATGGATTCCTAACAAATATGGGGGTCGGGAGAACCTCGAAGCGATTGCCTTCCTGCGCAGGTTGAATGAGGAGGTGTACGCAAATTATCCCGATGTGCAGACAATTGCTGAGGATTCTACTGCCTGGCCGATGGTATCGCGTCCGACCTATCTGGGGGGTCTGGGATTCGGTCTGAAGTGGGATATGGGCTGGATGCACGATACTCTTGAATATATGTCGAGAGATCCGATCCACCGAAAATACCACCACAACGCTTTAACCTTTCGCATGATTTATGCTTTTAACGAGAACTTCGTTCTACCTTTATCCCATGACGAAGTGGTTCACGGTAAGGGTTCTCTGGTTGGGAAGATGCCCGGTGACGACTGGCAGAAGTTAGCCAATCTGAGATTGCTGCTGGCATATATGTATGGACAGCCGGGGAAGAAGCTGCTCTTTATGGGAGCAGAACTGGGACAATGGCGGGAATGGGATCATGACGGCAGTATCGACTGGCATTTCCTTGATTACCGGCGCCATGGTGGTATCCATAGCTGGGTGAAGGCGTTAAATAGATTATACCGGGCTGAGCCCGCACTTTACGAATCGGACTGTGATCCTGCCGGCTTTGAGTGGATCGATGCCGGCGCTGCTCTGCAGAGTGTCATCAGTTTTGTACGCAAGGGAAAATCGACTGATGATATATTGCTGGTCGTCGGTAATTTTACTCCGGTTACATATCAGGATTACCAGGTGGGTGTGCCGCGCGGTGGCTTTTGGAAGGAGTTACTGAACAGCGATAGCGGCGAGTACGGCGGTAGCGGGCAGGATAATCCGGAAAGCTTAAGGGCACATCGGTCTTCAGTTCATGGTCGTCCCTATGCTATCAGGATCACGTTGCCTCCACTCGCTATGGTCTACTTCAAAAGCAGGAAGTAA
- a CDS encoding DUF1538 domain-containing protein, giving the protein MFTGIGQTSLGVLRALAPLVVLSVVFQLRVLKLPRSYVLNLVKGVAIASVGLILFLQGVHIGFLPAGEALGEAFTSISVKPFLVPIGFSLGFLTTWGEPAVRVLSDQVEKASAGSIRKNIILLIIALGVASFVALGMAKIIYGIPLTYIIIPGYALAIGLMWLSDKTFLSIAFDAGGVATGPLAVTFLMAVALGVASAIEGRDPIVDGFGLIALIALAPILSILILGLIYKSGLRKILVLKYREYRQRKE; this is encoded by the coding sequence ATGTTTACTGGTATAGGACAGACTTCTCTCGGTGTGCTAAGAGCACTTGCGCCGCTGGTGGTGTTATCCGTCGTGTTTCAATTGCGGGTTTTAAAGCTGCCGAGGAGTTACGTCCTGAATTTGGTAAAGGGCGTCGCAATCGCCTCGGTAGGCCTGATACTTTTTCTTCAAGGAGTGCATATTGGATTTCTGCCGGCCGGAGAAGCTCTGGGAGAGGCATTTACCTCGATAAGCGTAAAACCATTTCTTGTCCCCATCGGCTTTTCCCTTGGCTTTCTGACGACCTGGGGAGAACCTGCGGTCCGTGTGCTCAGCGACCAAGTCGAGAAGGCCTCAGCCGGTTCAATCCGCAAGAATATCATCCTGCTCATCATTGCCCTCGGCGTTGCCTCCTTTGTCGCTTTAGGAATGGCTAAAATTATCTATGGTATTCCCCTGACCTACATCATTATCCCCGGCTATGCGCTCGCTATCGGACTAATGTGGCTTAGTGATAAGACATTTTTGTCTATTGCTTTTGATGCGGGTGGTGTAGCAACCGGCCCACTGGCGGTAACTTTCCTGATGGCGGTTGCGCTCGGTGTTGCCTCCGCAATTGAAGGGCGCGACCCGATCGTCGACGGCTTTGGCCTGATAGCCTTGATAGCACTGGCTCCAATACTATCAATACTGATACTGGGACTTATTTATAAAAGTGGACTAAGAAAAATACTTGTACTAAAATATCGAGAATATCGGCAGAGAAAGGAGTAA
- a CDS encoding DUF1538 domain-containing protein: MPGAIKVKSLEVIKAILPLVLVIVAFQFTPLQMPLHTFYQFLGGVAMVIGGMILFLVGIDIGILPVGEAVGSELPKRGSLSLVIGIAFLVGFTATVAEPDVMVLTKQIDLVSQGAISDNLLIYIIAIGVAFFVSMSMLRIIRNFPMKYLLTISYAAVIVLSFFTPREFVPVAFDSGGVTTGPMAVPIILALGLGFSSVIAGRSAISDGFGLIGLASVGPIIGVMTMGIILF, from the coding sequence ATGCCAGGCGCAATCAAGGTAAAATCCCTGGAAGTTATCAAAGCTATACTTCCCCTGGTGCTGGTAATTGTAGCCTTTCAGTTTACTCCTCTGCAGATGCCCTTGCATACTTTTTATCAATTCCTGGGTGGCGTAGCCATGGTTATCGGTGGGATGATTCTCTTTTTGGTAGGGATTGATATCGGAATTCTACCCGTCGGAGAAGCCGTGGGTAGTGAGCTTCCCAAGCGGGGGTCTCTGTCGCTGGTGATCGGTATCGCCTTTCTGGTTGGTTTCACCGCTACGGTGGCTGAGCCGGATGTAATGGTTCTGACGAAGCAAATCGATCTTGTTTCACAGGGGGCTATTTCGGATAATCTTCTCATCTATATCATCGCTATCGGCGTAGCCTTTTTTGTATCCATGTCCATGCTTCGTATTATCCGCAATTTTCCCATGAAATACCTCTTGACCATCAGCTATGCTGCTGTGATAGTGCTGTCGTTTTTTACCCCGCGTGAGTTCGTCCCGGTCGCCTTTGATTCAGGAGGGGTAACCACCGGCCCGATGGCGGTGCCGATTATCCTGGCGCTGGGACTAGGATTTAGTTCCGTTATCGCCGGCAGGTCGGCAATATCGGATGGATTCGGACTGATTGGTCTGGCTTCCGTTGGTCCGATAATCGGTGTTATGACAATGGGTATTATACTGTTTTGA
- the glgP gene encoding alpha-glucan family phosphorylase: MTTAKLPERISRLDELASNLWWSWHEPARKLFRILDYYRWKLSGHNPMRQLNEMSPDALQAMAHNTDFVALYDSVLKAFDADMAYSTHWFATTHPEWQNGPIAYFSMEFAVHSSLPIYAGGLGVLAGDICKEASDLGLPLTAVGFMYPQGYFHQQFCLDPNSCQTENYQNLNFDEAPISRVLSPDGKPSLAEVKLGDVAVAVGVWQVRVGRTNIYLLDTNLMETPEQYRELSSRLYVADGDLRLKQEIVLGIGGVRILRKMGINPAVWHANEGHAALMMLERTREEMTKGASFEDAANRVRAATVFTTHTPVPAGHDAFPVEWVETYLKGYLENAGIDRGTFLRMGQRDESAHQPFDMTVFALRMANQRCGVSQLHGEVTRRMWQVLWPQVPEEQVPISYITNGIHVPTWVAPEIKSLYEKYLGLEWMEEQDDARLWERISDIPDGELWAVRLYLKRKMLRAIQRRIRSRWLKDDVPWKQIMALGVLLDSEALTIGFARRFTEYKRPALVFRDIERLKRLINNRLFPVQIVFAGKSHPADLPSKHLLHQVYTIATERDFEGRIAFVEDYDMHMAHYLVQGVDIWLNTPRRLREASGTSGMKAALNGVLNLSVADGWWHEGYNGSNGWVLGDSTARPEPNDEDTMDAEAFYHLLETEIVPLYYSRDSKGIPRGWIHMVKKSVSSTVPAFCTRRMIKEYADRMYKPAFQSMIGTKPR, encoded by the coding sequence ATGACTACTGCCAAACTACCGGAACGAATCAGCAGGCTCGACGAGCTTGCCAGCAACCTGTGGTGGAGTTGGCACGAGCCGGCACGCAAGTTGTTCCGTATTCTGGATTACTACCGCTGGAAGCTTAGCGGTCACAACCCAATGCGGCAGCTCAACGAGATGTCACCGGATGCCCTGCAGGCAATGGCTCACAATACCGATTTTGTTGCTCTGTATGATTCGGTGCTGAAGGCTTTCGATGCGGATATGGCATACTCGACTCACTGGTTCGCCACCACCCATCCCGAATGGCAGAACGGACCCATTGCCTACTTTTCCATGGAGTTCGCCGTACATAGTTCGCTCCCTATTTATGCCGGTGGTCTGGGGGTACTGGCCGGTGATATCTGTAAAGAAGCCAGTGACCTCGGCCTGCCCTTGACAGCGGTCGGATTCATGTACCCTCAGGGGTATTTCCATCAGCAATTCTGCCTTGACCCCAACAGCTGCCAGACTGAGAACTACCAGAATCTCAACTTCGATGAAGCACCTATCAGCCGGGTGCTCTCTCCCGACGGCAAGCCGTCACTGGCTGAAGTTAAGCTGGGTGATGTTGCCGTCGCCGTCGGAGTGTGGCAGGTACGGGTAGGACGCACCAATATCTATTTACTTGACACCAATCTTATGGAAACGCCGGAGCAATATCGGGAACTCTCCTCACGGCTTTATGTTGCCGACGGTGACTTACGTCTGAAACAGGAGATCGTACTTGGTATCGGCGGGGTACGCATCCTCCGCAAAATGGGTATCAACCCGGCTGTCTGGCATGCCAACGAAGGACACGCCGCTCTGATGATGTTAGAGCGTACCCGTGAAGAGATGACAAAAGGGGCTTCGTTTGAGGATGCCGCAAACAGGGTGCGGGCAGCCACCGTCTTTACCACTCATACGCCCGTGCCGGCCGGTCATGATGCCTTCCCGGTAGAATGGGTGGAGACATACCTGAAAGGATACCTGGAAAATGCGGGCATCGATCGGGGAACCTTCTTACGGATGGGACAGCGTGATGAATCAGCACATCAACCCTTCGACATGACGGTATTCGCACTACGGATGGCTAACCAGCGCTGCGGCGTAAGCCAGCTTCACGGCGAGGTTACCCGACGGATGTGGCAGGTGCTCTGGCCACAGGTTCCCGAAGAGCAGGTGCCCATATCGTATATCACCAACGGGATACACGTACCAACATGGGTTGCGCCGGAAATAAAATCGCTGTACGAAAAGTACCTGGGATTGGAATGGATGGAGGAACAGGATGATGCCAGGTTGTGGGAACGCATCTCCGATATTCCGGACGGCGAACTCTGGGCAGTTCGCCTGTACCTGAAGCGTAAAATGTTGCGTGCTATCCAGCGGCGTATACGGAGTCGATGGTTGAAGGATGATGTGCCCTGGAAACAAATCATGGCTCTGGGTGTACTGCTCGATTCCGAAGCGCTCACCATCGGCTTTGCCCGCCGTTTCACGGAATACAAACGGCCGGCATTGGTCTTCCGGGACATCGAACGGTTAAAGCGACTGATTAACAACAGACTTTTTCCCGTTCAGATTGTATTCGCCGGCAAGTCCCACCCGGCTGATTTACCATCCAAGCACCTTCTGCATCAGGTTTATACCATAGCTACGGAAAGGGATTTTGAGGGTCGAATTGCTTTTGTGGAAGACTATGATATGCACATGGCCCACTATCTGGTGCAGGGAGTAGATATCTGGCTGAATACCCCGCGCCGGCTGCGAGAGGCCTCCGGTACCAGCGGGATGAAGGCGGCGTTGAACGGGGTGCTTAATCTGAGTGTTGCTGATGGCTGGTGGCACGAGGGGTACAACGGTTCTAACGGATGGGTGCTTGGCGACAGTACGGCAAGACCGGAGCCGAATGATGAGGATACCATGGATGCCGAGGCGTTCTATCATCTCCTGGAAACAGAAATCGTACCTCTCTACTACTCCCGGGATTCCAAAGGTATCCCCAGGGGCTGGATACACATGGTTAAGAAGTCAGTTAGCTCTACCGTACCCGCTTTTTGCACCCGGCGGATGATCAAGGAATATGCCGACCGAATGTATAAGCCAGCTTTTCAGTCGATGATAGGCACAAAACCACGCTAG
- a CDS encoding MarR family winged helix-turn-helix transcriptional regulator: protein MPVKFGFDNPMLRTWLLMHQTYNLVLKVEENVFKQIGISPQYNGVLMATRYTDGPVTATIIANWLDRNNNAVSMLLDRMQRDGLIRRVRSSRDRREVRLVLTSKGKETIDKATALGWQLIQDILGEIPEEDLRVLIDQLETVRGRTFEFLNPGRPIEEAKVTKGAGEMPAQ, encoded by the coding sequence ATGCCGGTTAAGTTTGGATTTGATAATCCTATGCTCAGGACATGGTTACTAATGCACCAAACCTACAATCTGGTATTGAAAGTTGAGGAAAACGTATTCAAGCAAATAGGAATTTCCCCTCAGTATAACGGCGTCCTTATGGCGACGAGATATACTGACGGCCCGGTTACGGCTACCATCATTGCGAACTGGTTGGATCGGAACAATAACGCCGTTAGTATGCTGCTAGATCGTATGCAAAGGGATGGACTTATTAGGAGAGTGAGAAGCAGCCGTGACCGTAGGGAAGTACGTTTAGTTCTTACCAGTAAAGGTAAAGAGACCATTGATAAGGCTACTGCGCTGGGATGGCAGCTCATCCAAGACATTTTGGGGGAGATCCCGGAAGAGGATTTGCGAGTACTAATCGATCAACTGGAAACGGTACGGGGTAGGACATTCGAGTTTCTTAATCCGGGCCGGCCTATAGAAGAAGCAAAGGTAACTAAAGGAGCAGGCGAAATGCCTGCTCAGTGA
- a CDS encoding P-II family nitrogen regulator: MSLEIALIMTIVGKGWGETVLDASMKAGAEGGTVLLGRGVGIREKQTIMGIPIEPEKEIVLSVTFPDKKEAILEEIVRAAELDKPGKGIAFVVPVEKVVGICHLDSDGQCIPSGDIVDESGDAKQE; the protein is encoded by the coding sequence ATGTCATTGGAGATCGCTCTAATCATGACTATCGTGGGTAAGGGCTGGGGTGAAACAGTTTTAGACGCCTCCATGAAGGCGGGTGCCGAGGGGGGTACTGTCCTGTTGGGACGTGGGGTTGGGATTCGTGAGAAGCAGACGATCATGGGTATCCCTATTGAGCCGGAAAAGGAAATCGTCTTGTCGGTAACCTTCCCCGATAAGAAAGAGGCAATACTGGAAGAAATCGTCCGTGCCGCCGAGCTTGATAAACCGGGCAAGGGTATCGCCTTCGTGGTCCCCGTAGAAAAGGTTGTCGGCATATGTCATCTGGACAGTGACGGACAGTGCATCCCTTCCGGCGATATTGTGGATGAGTCAGGTGATGCAAAACAAGAGTAA
- a CDS encoding glycogen/starch synthase, whose amino-acid sequence MTDIIKPFKVLFAATEASPLVKIGGLGDVAGSLPRILRLNGHDVRLVMPRYGSINLEGYQNTAIGSFRLTFMGREEEVSITEVLLKHGTPVYLMGNSRYFDRASVYGDGDDSERFLLFSMAVLEMPRILNWWPDIFHCHDWHTGVVPAMLSGSLRSDPFYSSCASVFTIHNLGYQGWFDDNFARSANLYDYLPPAGDPMREKAYSMLALGIYHSDIISTVSETYAREILTPEYGMGLDPLLQHRRDSLFGILNGLDYGQFNPAKDPAIEAHYTDYLPDRRVNNKIALMDRAGLPARGDVPLVGMVGRIVWQKGFDIAIEAIRTSLAELDIYFVLQGTGEWGYEEQLRSLEAEYPGKAHMFLTLDFSLANLVFAGCDIFLAPSRYEPCGLAVPIAMRYGAVPTVRHTGGLAEIVPDCSPDLSQGLGFAFQDYDTKSLLAAIRRGLDAFRNKEKWHGLITRVMKADFSWEHSAPKYERLYELAKQRRLQAIRPN is encoded by the coding sequence ATGACAGATATTATTAAACCTTTTAAGGTCCTCTTCGCGGCGACCGAGGCCAGCCCCCTGGTCAAGATAGGCGGCCTCGGCGACGTGGCCGGATCATTGCCGAGAATTCTGAGATTGAACGGGCATGACGTCCGGCTGGTGATGCCTCGATACGGCAGTATCAATCTGGAAGGTTATCAGAATACTGCGATCGGTAGCTTCAGACTAACGTTCATGGGTAGGGAAGAAGAGGTCTCTATTACCGAGGTCTTACTCAAGCACGGGACACCCGTCTACCTTATGGGTAACAGCAGATATTTTGACCGGGCCTCTGTATATGGCGACGGAGACGATTCGGAGCGTTTTCTACTCTTCTCAATGGCAGTTCTGGAGATGCCCAGGATACTGAACTGGTGGCCGGATATATTCCACTGTCATGACTGGCATACGGGAGTGGTGCCGGCTATGTTGAGCGGGTCGCTGCGCAGCGACCCTTTTTATTCTTCCTGTGCTTCCGTATTTACCATTCATAACCTGGGTTATCAGGGATGGTTCGATGACAATTTTGCCCGGAGCGCCAATCTTTACGACTATCTGCCGCCTGCAGGCGATCCCATGCGTGAAAAAGCCTACAGCATGCTGGCTCTTGGCATCTATCATAGCGACATTATCTCCACTGTCAGCGAAACCTATGCCAGAGAGATTCTGACCCCCGAGTACGGTATGGGACTTGACCCGCTGCTGCAGCACCGCAGGGACAGTCTTTTCGGCATATTGAACGGCCTGGATTACGGCCAATTCAACCCGGCCAAGGACCCTGCGATAGAAGCACATTACACCGACTACCTTCCCGACCGGAGAGTGAACAACAAGATCGCATTGATGGACAGGGCCGGGCTACCAGCCCGAGGAGATGTTCCATTAGTAGGTATGGTGGGAAGAATCGTTTGGCAGAAAGGCTTCGATATTGCCATAGAGGCCATTAGAACTTCTTTAGCCGAACTCGATATTTATTTCGTGCTGCAGGGCACAGGCGAATGGGGTTACGAAGAACAACTGCGGTCGCTGGAAGCAGAGTACCCCGGCAAAGCCCACATGTTTCTTACCCTTGACTTCTCATTAGCCAACCTTGTCTTTGCCGGTTGTGACATCTTTCTCGCCCCTTCCCGTTACGAACCCTGCGGCCTGGCCGTCCCTATCGCCATGCGTTATGGCGCCGTTCCCACCGTAAGACATACCGGCGGCCTTGCCGAAATAGTGCCAGATTGCTCGCCGGATTTATCGCAGGGACTCGGCTTTGCTTTTCAGGACTATGATACCAAATCACTCCTGGCCGCCATACGACGGGGGCTCGACGCCTTCCGGAATAAGGAAAAATGGCACGGCCTGATAACTCGCGTTATGAAAGCCGACTTCTCATGGGAACACTCCGCACCCAAATACGAAAGACTCTACGAACTGGCCAAGCAACGCAGACTTCAGGCAATCCGGCCGAATTAG
- a CDS encoding DUF3536 domain-containing protein: MDRYICIHGHFYQPPRENAWLEYVEMQDSAYPYHDWNERVTAECYAPNAVSRILDKDKYITDIVNNYAKISFDFGPTLLMWMQANAPDTYQAILDADRESQSAFSGHGSAIAQAYNHMIMPLASRCDKITQVIWGIRDFEHRFGRHPEGMWLPETAVDLETLDILAEQGIIFTILAPHQASRVRRIGTDTWHQVNDASIDPTMPYQLNLPSGRKLNLFFYDGPVARSVAFEDLLKSGDSFASRLAGSLREGYSRPQLVHIATDGETYGHHHRFGDMALAYALNHIEGSGLARITNYGEYLEKCPPTDEVEINENTSWSCRHGVERWRSDCGCNAGRNPGWKQSWRAPLREALDWLRDTLAAKYEERARELLKDPWAARDAYIEVVLNRSSDNIQSFLERHGTRKLDDTESVTVLKMIELQRHAMLMYTSCGWFFDELSGIETVQVIQYAGRAVQLAEELFGDHTEPNFLAHLELARSNIPKYGDGRLIYDKLVKTAMVNLTRVGAHYAISSLFEDYGKHTRIYCYDVDREDYQTTDCGKTRLVAGRAAISSVISKDTKRLTFGVLHLGGHNINAGIRDYQGEKAYRDMIREITETCVAADFSGVARLLDKHFGGSTYSIKSLFRDEQRCVLDRILENMLADVESSYRQLHETYYPLMRFLADLGNPMPEALRTTSGFILNTDLRQALANDIIDVERVSFLLDDSQLWDIDLDTEGLSRLFEQNLVKTMNHLVSDPSDTERMENLKAALALSRSFPFETNLWQVQNLYHKMIRDTYPAFRERASRGEGKAKGWSDLFISIGQQLSIRVS, from the coding sequence ATGGATCGCTATATCTGTATTCATGGCCACTTCTACCAGCCGCCGCGAGAGAATGCCTGGCTGGAGTATGTGGAAATGCAGGATTCCGCTTACCCCTACCATGATTGGAACGAAAGGGTTACGGCGGAGTGCTACGCACCCAACGCGGTCTCGCGCATTCTGGATAAGGACAAGTATATTACTGATATAGTGAACAACTATGCTAAAATCAGCTTTGACTTCGGGCCAACCTTACTGATGTGGATGCAGGCAAACGCGCCGGATACATATCAGGCTATTTTGGATGCCGACCGGGAGAGCCAGAGCGCTTTTTCCGGGCATGGATCAGCCATCGCTCAAGCCTATAACCATATGATTATGCCCTTGGCCAGCCGTTGTGACAAGATCACACAGGTAATCTGGGGCATCAGGGACTTCGAGCACCGTTTCGGAAGACACCCCGAGGGAATGTGGCTTCCGGAAACCGCTGTCGACTTGGAAACACTAGATATCCTGGCTGAACAGGGCATCATCTTTACTATCCTGGCTCCCCATCAGGCCAGTCGCGTGCGCCGTATTGGTACCGATACCTGGCATCAGGTTAATGATGCCAGTATCGACCCCACGATGCCTTATCAGCTTAACCTGCCCTCGGGGCGGAAGCTGAACCTTTTCTTCTACGACGGTCCGGTTGCCCGTAGTGTTGCCTTTGAGGACCTCCTTAAAAGCGGTGACAGTTTTGCGTCTCGCCTTGCCGGTTCCTTGCGTGAAGGATACAGCCGGCCCCAGTTGGTTCACATTGCTACCGATGGGGAGACTTATGGCCACCATCACCGCTTCGGTGATATGGCGTTGGCTTATGCTTTAAATCATATTGAGGGTAGTGGCCTTGCCCGTATCACCAACTATGGTGAATACCTGGAGAAATGCCCTCCTACCGATGAGGTTGAGATTAATGAGAATACTTCCTGGAGCTGCCGGCATGGGGTAGAACGTTGGCGTAGCGACTGCGGGTGCAACGCAGGGAGAAATCCGGGATGGAAGCAATCCTGGCGGGCCCCGCTGCGGGAGGCACTGGACTGGTTGCGTGATACGCTGGCTGCTAAATATGAGGAGAGAGCACGGGAATTATTGAAAGACCCCTGGGCAGCCCGTGACGCCTATATCGAGGTAGTCCTTAACCGCTCATCGGATAATATCCAGAGCTTCCTGGAGAGGCATGGTACACGTAAACTGGACGATACGGAGTCGGTAACGGTTCTTAAAATGATTGAGCTTCAACGCCATGCCATGCTCATGTACACCAGCTGCGGGTGGTTCTTTGACGAGCTGTCCGGTATCGAGACGGTACAGGTGATCCAATACGCCGGACGGGCGGTTCAGCTGGCGGAAGAATTGTTTGGTGATCATACCGAGCCGAATTTTCTGGCACATCTGGAACTGGCCAGGAGCAACATCCCCAAATATGGTGATGGTCGCCTCATCTACGATAAGTTAGTGAAAACGGCAATGGTGAATCTTACCAGGGTTGGTGCTCATTATGCCATCAGCTCACTGTTCGAGGATTATGGAAAGCACACCAGGATCTACTGCTACGATGTAGACAGGGAAGACTATCAGACTACTGATTGCGGCAAAACCCGGCTGGTGGCAGGAAGGGCAGCGATAAGTTCTGTGATCAGCAAGGATACTAAACGGCTTACGTTCGGTGTTCTTCATCTCGGCGGACATAATATCAATGCCGGCATACGGGATTATCAAGGCGAGAAGGCTTATCGGGACATGATCCGGGAGATAACCGAGACCTGTGTTGCTGCCGATTTCTCCGGAGTCGCCCGTCTTCTGGACAAACACTTCGGAGGATCAACCTACTCTATAAAATCACTCTTCCGCGACGAGCAGCGCTGTGTTTTGGATCGTATTCTGGAGAACATGCTGGCTGACGTCGAATCATCGTATCGCCAACTGCATGAAACCTACTATCCGTTAATGCGCTTCCTGGCCGACCTCGGCAATCCAATGCCCGAGGCCCTTCGTACCACATCCGGGTTCATATTGAATACCGACCTGCGCCAGGCGCTGGCGAATGATATCATCGATGTGGAACGGGTCAGTTTTCTTCTGGATGATAGTCAGCTATGGGACATTGATCTTGATACAGAGGGACTGTCCCGTTTGTTCGAGCAGAATCTGGTGAAAACGATGAATCACTTGGTATCCGATCCCAGCGACACGGAGAGAATGGAGAATCTCAAGGCGGCGCTGGCTCTTTCCCGATCGTTTCCCTTTGAAACAAACCTGTGGCAGGTTCAGAACCTGTACCATAAAATGATCCGGGATACCTACCCTGCATTTCGGGAAAGGGCATCTCGGGGAGAAGGGAAAGCCAAAGGATGGTCCGATCTGTTTATCTCTATCGGGCAGCAGCTCTCGATAAGGGTTAGCTAG